Genomic window (Bradyrhizobium sp. 186):
CGGACGCGAAGTCGACGGCGGAATCGACCGCGCAGCTCGCGGTCAAGCTCGGCGAAACCGGCTCGATCAACAAGCTCGACCAGGCCCGCGAGCAGGTGTTTTACGCCGAGACCACCGCCGATCTCGCCACCGCGCGCCAAACGGCAACAAGCGCGCGCGAAAAGCTCGCGCGCCTGATGGGACTGTGGGACGACGGCCTCGACTTCCGCCTGCCCAACCAGTTGCCGCCGCTGCCTCGCCGGCCACTGGCGCTGCGGTCGATCGAGGCCGACGCAGTGGCCCATCGCGTCGATTTGCAGATCGCGCGGCTGGAGCTGACGGCGTTGGCGAAGTCGCTGAACCTCACCGAGGCAACGCGCTTCGTCACGCTGCTCGATCTCGCCGGCATCTCCCGCCGCACCCAGGATCCGGAAGGCGCGCCGTTCCGCGAACGCGGGTTCGACCTGCAGTTCCAGATCCCGATCTTCGACGGCGGCGAGGTGCGGGTGCGGCAGGCGACGGAGATCTACAATCTCGCCTTCAATCGCCTGACCGAGCGTGCCGTCAATATCCGCTCGGAAGCGCGTGACGCGTACCGCACGTACCGGTCCACTTACGATATCGCGAGCCATTACCAGCGCGAGATCCTGCCCCTGCGCAAGATCATCACCGAGGAGATGCAGCTGCGCTTCTCCAGCATGCAGGTCGACATTTTCGCGCTGCTCACCGAAGCGCGGCAGCGCCTGGCGTCGCTGCGTGGGGCGATCGATGCGAAGCAAAGCTACTTCCTCGCCCAGTCCGACTTGCAGACCGCCGTCAATGGCGGCGGCGCACCCGCGGGCAGCGACAATCCGACTACCACCACCGCCACGGCAACGCCTGCCGACGGCGGCCACTGAGATGGAGGCCAACATGTTTTCCCGTCGAGGGTTTTTGGGCACCGCCGCGCTCGTGAGCGCAAGCGCGATTCAAGGTCGCGTGCAAGCCGCGTCGATTCCGGAAGCTGCGCACATGGACAAGGCGGTGATGCAGCCGCCGTTGCATCCGGCCAGCGGCCCGGATTACCGCCCCGTCGTCACGCTCAACGGTTGGACGCTGCCGTTCCGCATGAATGGC
Coding sequences:
- a CDS encoding TolC family protein, encoding MAHHLARGLLVVAAFGLSGCAAFSPDSGMTAVAELTSQAINKDVAFVRSAEGGATVNATIRRLLSRTLNAEAAAQIALLNNKGLQATYNELALAETDLVEQSLPPNPVFSVSRISGNGASEIERQVVGDILALATLPFRSEIARDRFRQAQLRAALATLRLAADVRRAYVRSVAANEMVVLLTDAKSTAESTAQLAVKLGETGSINKLDQAREQVFYAETTADLATARQTATSAREKLARLMGLWDDGLDFRLPNQLPPLPRRPLALRSIEADAVAHRVDLQIARLELTALAKSLNLTEATRFVTLLDLAGISRRTQDPEGAPFRERGFDLQFQIPIFDGGEVRVRQATEIYNLAFNRLTERAVNIRSEARDAYRTYRSTYDIASHYQREILPLRKIITEEMQLRFSSMQVDIFALLTEARQRLASLRGAIDAKQSYFLAQSDLQTAVNGGGAPAGSDNPTTTTATATPADGGH